The following nucleotide sequence is from Acidimicrobiia bacterium.
CACGATGGCCACGATCTCGTCGAGAAGCTTGCCTTCGACGTCTTTCCCATCAACGGACACTACGTAGTCGCCGGCTTGAAGTCCGGCCGCTTCCGCCGGACTTCCCTCCAGTGGCTGAACGATGACCATGTGACACGTCTCCGAGAGCAGCGAACAGACGTCATCTTCCGGATCCGTCGGGTCTTCACCACGCACCAATGCACCGATGCCTTCGACGCTTCCGGAGGTGTCGATTCTGAAGTTCTCGAGCGCGGTGGGATCGAGGTAGACGCTGTAGGGGTCGTCGAGGCCGACATTGACCATGCCGGTCAGGGCAGCTTCGACTGCTTCTCCGAGGCTGGCGTCCTTCTCGTCGATGGCCGCCACGAGCGCATCGCAGAACGATGAGAAGGCGTCGCTCGGCTCAGAACAGGTGACCTCATCGGGGGCGCCGCTCCCACGTTCGATCTCCCATGCGGTCAATCCCTCGAGGGCTCCTGCTGCCAGAGCGGCGTCGCCGATATCGTCAACGTAGTGGCCTCGAATCAGGCTGTAGGCGTCACAGAAGGACTCGAAGTCGGTGGTCGGGTCGTCGCAGTCGGTGACGAGCAGGGTCGTGCCCAGCGCGGAGGTGGACACAGTGTCGCCTGAGGTGGTGGTCGGCTGTTTGTTGGAGGTCGACGTGGATTGGTCTGGTGTTGTCGTGGAGTCGGCAGATGAGCAAGCCGCAACGACAACCAACATCGCAACTAGAAGAGAGGTTCGAGAACGCATTGTCGCTATTCAACCCGACCGGGGTGACTATGCGCCAAACGGGAGATGAAGATGGCGTGAGAATCCATGCGGAGCGTTCCTCTGCGCAGGGCCGCGGGTTGGTCGCCACCGAGGATCAGGGCTGCCGTTGTGAGGCTCCGCGCCAACCCTCGGCGGCTTCGTCGACGACGGTGTCGAATCGAAGGCCCATGAGAATCACGCCGGCTGCTCCTGCATCACGCGCCCGGGCGGCAGTCGATGCGGCTGCATCCCATCCAAAGGCCCTCCGGTCCGCGTCCGGCCGCGCAGCAAGCTCCGCCTTGAGGCCATCTCCGGCCGGGACAGCTCCGACGGCCTCCATGCGGTGGACCCAGTCGAGAGTGAATGGAGGGATCACCATAACGTAGACCGGTGGGTCGTCGTCGCGGATCTTCAACTTGTCGATCTGCCGCCCGGCGGTGGCCGGATCGAGCAGCGGGCCGGCCACGAAGAACTGCCCGCCTGCCTCGATCCGGCGGCGGAACTGCCACGCCTGGAAGCGGGTCGGCATGCCGACCTCGAACTGCGGCGTCCGGTTCTGGAGATCGCGCAGGTGTTCGACGACCTCATAGTGATCGGCGTAGTGGTCGATCTGGGGGACCGTGTCGCCGATGACTACCAGAAACGAATCCACTCCGTTGCCCAGCGCACCTCGCACCTCGCTCTCGATGGCGAGGATGTTGCGGTCCCGGGTGGAAACCACCACGGTGGGATGGACCGACGGCACGTCGTGGGTTATCCGGGCCGAGTATGCGTAGGGCGACACCCTGATCTTTCCAAACACGTTGTCTGTAACGAGCACGTGCGACCACGCCCCCTCGAGAAGAAGGTGCGACATATCCGGGAGATCGGGAGGGTTGACCTCGACGATCTCGGTCCAGTCACGGTTTGCGCTGAGCATGCGGTCCTGCTGATCGACGGTCGTGAGACCGAACACTACGACGGCGGCCATCCGGCGGCAATGTTCGAGTACGGTACTTCGTCATGGATCGATGGCGACCGAGGACCAGCCAGGTGCGCGGAGGACACGAGCGCACTGCATTCGGCGAGACGGCCGAGGGCATTTTTATGACGTCCGGCTACGTGTACGAGACCGCTGAGGAAGCGGCAGCCGTTTTTCGCGGCGATGCCGACGGATACATCTATACCCGCTACGGCAACCCCACCGTCGCCATCTTTGAAGAACGTCTCCGACTCCTGGACGGGGCCGAAGCATGCAGGGCGACGGCGAGCGGGATGGCCGCCGTCTTTGCCGCCCTCGCTTGCGATCTCAACACAGGTGACCGCGTTGTGGCGTCCCGCGCTCTCTTCGGTTCCACCGTCGCAGTTCTCGGCCCGTTGCTCGGGCGGTGGGGTATCGATTCCGTTTTCATCGACGGCCGGGACCTCGACGCCTGGGACGAGGCACTGGCCGTGCCCCCCAAGGTGGTGTTCTTGGAGACGCCCTCCAATCCGATGCTCGAACTCGTGGATATCGCGGCGGTGGCAGAACGTTCCCATGCAGTCGGTGCCCGGGTAATCGTCGACAACGTGTTCGCGACTCCCGTTCTGCAACGCCCTATCGAATTGGGTGCGGATGTCGTCGTTTACTCGACAACGAAGCACCTCGACGGTCAGGGTCGAACCCTGGGCGGGGCGGTTCTCGGCCCATCGGATTTCATCGACGGTCCGCTCAAGGAGTTCCAGCGCCACACCGGACCCTCGATGAGTCCGTTCAACGCCTGGGTCGTTGCCAAGAGCCTCGAGACGCTCGATCTGCGTGTCAGGGAGCAGTCGCGCAACGCGGAAACCCTGGCCGGGTACCTGAGCGAGATGCCGGGAGTCGCCCGGGTGCTCTATCCAACCGCCGACTCGCACCCTCAGGCCGAGCTGGCGAGCAGGCAAATGGAAGCGGGGGGATCCATGGTCTCCGTTGAGATTGCGGGTGGTCGGGAGGCGGCGTTCCAGTTCATGAACCGGCTCCATCTGTTCGATATCTCGAACAATCTGGGCGATGCCAAGAGCCTTGTGACTCACCCGGCGACCACTACTCACTCGAAGCTCACACCTGAGCAGCGAACGGCGATGGGGATCACCGACTCCCTGGTCCGCCTGTCGGTGGGCCTCGAGGATGTGCGCGATCTGCAAGACGATCTCGGTATGGCACTGACCGGCCAAATCGGTCACCCAAGTACCTCGCTCGGCGGGTAGCCTGAAATCGAGGTGACGTTTTCTCACACACCTCTGTTGTCCGGCTCTCCGGGTTCCGCGTCTACGCACCAATCTGTGTTGCCCCGGCGCGCCCCCGGACCAACCCAAGGGAGGCTCATGCATCTCGATCGCCTCGCTCGTTTCGAGAGCGCCGACTATCCGGTGCTCTCCGTTTATGTGAATCGAGACGCCCTCAACCCGGCGGTGCGTCCCCGAATCGGCGACCTCTTGAAGCCGTTTCGCGAGTTCGGCGACCTCGACCACGATGCTCAGATGTCGCTGCGAGCCGATCTCGAGACGGTAATGAGTATGTGTGATCGGATCGACGTCGACCGGGCACCGGCCACTGCCTTGTTCGCATGTCAGGGTGGCGGACTCCTCGAGTACCTCCCTCTTCCGGCCCCGGTGTGGGACGTTGCAATGGTCTCGGATCGACCGTATCTGCGTCCGCTCAGGAGCGTCCGCGCGAGCGAGTTGGTGGCGGTGGCAGTGGTCGATCGCAAACATGCCCGGCTTTACAGCTGGGATGGCGCGGGAGTCCGACTCCTTGAGCTCGTGGAAGAGCTGGAGGAACACAAGGGCAATTTCGGCGGGTTCTCGGGATACGATGAGCGCCGGGCCAGGAGTCATGCTGAGACACTCGAACGCCGGCACTTCCGGCAGGTGGCCGACCGGCTCTTCGAACACCATCGGGCAACTCCGTTCGGCAAGGTCATAGTCGGTGGCCACGAGGAAACCATCACCAGGTTCGGATCATCCCTTCACCCGTACCTGCGCGATCGATTGATCGGCTCATTCGTCATCGATCCGCACACCATGACGGATAGCGACGTCGCCAAGCGAGTTGATGGTTTGCTCGAGACGGCAGTGCGCGAGGAACAAGAAGAGCTGGCCACCAGGGTGGCCGAATCGGCCGAGGAGGGGGGCAGAGCTGCGCTTGGGCTCGCCAATGTGCTCGAGGCGGTGAACGCGGGCGCCGTCGACCATCTCGTCGTCGCCGGCCGCTTCACCAAAGACGGTGTGGTGTGCACTACTTGCGGAAGACTCGATCGCCTTGGAGAAGCGTGCGTCGGATGCGGTTTGCTCGTTTCGCCAACTGATGACGTGGTCGGTGCGGCCATGGAGCAGGTGCTCCGGATGGGCGGTCGTGTTGATCAGATTACCGTTCCGAGCTTGCTCGATCAGCATGGAGTGGGAGCCCTCCTGCGGTTCGCAATACACGGGTGAGCGGCTCTGGCTTCCTACCCGGTGGCCCGACGGTCTAATCGGAGCAACGGAAAGGCGGGCGCCGACGCCCGGCCGGGTTTGCCCTAGCGAGCGATGAAGTACTTTGCCTGCGGGTGATGGCAGATGATGGCCGAGGTCGTCTGTTCGGGTTGGTATTGCCATCCGGTTTCTTCACCGACCGATACACCGATTCGGTCGGCGCCGAGGAGGTCGGCGACAGTCTCATTGTCCTCGAGTTCCGGACAGGCCGGATAGCCCCACGAGTAGCGACCGCCGCGATACTTCTGACGAAACAGTCCGGCCAGTGACGGCCCGTCCTGGTCGGCGAAGCCCCATTCCGTGCGGATGCGGTGATGCCAGTATTCGGCTAGAGCTTCGGCCATTTCCACCGCCAGACCGTGCAGATAGAGGTAGTCCTCGTAGTGGTGGCCTGCGAACAGCTCGGCCGCCCGTTCCGACGCTTGCTCGCCGACTGTGACGATGTGAAAGGCGGCGTAGTCGGCTCCGGTACCGATCGGTCGATGGAAGTCGGCAATACACAAGAACGGACTGCTTGCCTGGCGTGGGAATGTGAACCTCTTGACCTCGCGACTTCGCTCTTCGTCGGACCACACGACCAGGTCGTTGCCGTCGGCATTGACCGGGAAGTAGCCGTAGACGACCTGCGGGACCAGCAATCCGTCGCGCTTCGCCCGATCGAACTGGTCGCGCAGCACCGGCCGGATCCGGTCCTTGAAATCGCCGTCCGGTTCTCCGGGTTCGGGGCGAAAGTGCCACTGATTGCGAAACAGCGCCGTCTCGTTGAGGTACGAAGCAACTTCGTCGAGGGGAATTCCTTTCACCACCCGGGAACCGGTGAAGGGCGGATCAAAAACGTGGTTGTCGCCGGCGACCTCGGGCGACCGGCTCGGGATCGCTGCTAGCGGTGCTTCCTTGGTCCGGCGCCGGGGCAACGGCCGGCCACCCGCTACGCGACCGAAGTCGGGGTCTGTCAGGTGGGTCTCGGCGGCGATGTCGTCCATCACTGCCAGCCCGGCGAAGGCGTCCTTCCCGTAGAACAGCGGACCCGGGTAGTGCTCACGCAGGTCACGTTCGACGTACGTCCGGGTCAGCGCGGCCCCGCCGAGAATGACGGGCAGGTGGGCCAACCCCCGGTCGGACAGTTCGATCAGGTTGTCACGCATGACCAGGGTGGACTTCACCAGCAGCCCGCTCATGCCGATGGCGTCTGCGTTCACCTCCAGCGCCTTCTCGATCATCTCGGTGATGCCGACCTTGATGCCGAGGTTGTGCACCCGGTATCCGTTATTCGTGAGGATGATGTCGACGAGGTTCTTCCCGATATCGTGAACGTCACCCTTTACCGTCGCCAAAACGATCGACCCCCTGCCGGCACCATCGGCCTTTTCCATGTGAGGTTCCAGATAGCCGACGGCTGCCTTCATCGTCTCTGCCGACTGGAGTACGAACGGCAACTGCATATCACCGGCGGCGAACAAGTCACCCACCCTTCTCATCCCCGCCAGGAGGATGTCGTTGATGATGGTGATGGCGGACCGACCGAGGAGGGCCTCTTTGAGGTCATTGGTGAGGCCATCGCGATCGCCCTCGACGATCCGGTGCTCGAGTCTCTGTTCAACCGACCTGCCGCCGCGATCCTCTCGTTCAACAGCCGTTGCCGTCGCGCCTGCGAAGAGTTCGAGGATTCGTTCGAGCGGGTCGTAGCCGTCGGATCGGCGGTCGTAGATGAGGTCGAGCGCCGCCTGCCGCTGGTCGTCCGGAATCCGGTGGAGGGGTATGACTCTGGCGGCGTGGAGGATGGCTCCGTCGAGACCCGCTTCGAGGGCTTCGTTGAGAAACACGGAGTTCAGTACATGCCGGGCCGCCGGCTTCAGCCCGAATGACACATTTGAGATACCGAGGCTGGTGAAGGTTCCGGGGAGTTCTTCTTTGATGCTCCGGATGGCATCGAGCGTGGCCATGGCATCCCGGCGCAGATCCTCGCCGCCGGTGGTCAGTGGAAACGTGAGCGGATCGAAGATGAGATCGCCGGGTTCGAGCCCGTGTCGTTCGATAGCCAGATCGTGGATGCGGTGAGCGATCCTCATCTTCCACTCCAGATCCCGGGCCTGTCCTTCCTCATCGATGAGGAG
It contains:
- the metH gene encoding methionine synthase; translation: MGLRRRSSLEQPEARNAVRSYVEATRSRVVIYDGAMGTSLQLAGLTEDDFGGPDLDGCNELLNLTRPDLVQQIHASYLDVGVDVIETNTFGAFAVPLAEYGIEDRVHEINVVAARLARQVADDFSTRHRRRWVAGSIGPGTKFPTLGQIRYVDLRSAYEQQALGLLEGGADLFIIETQFDLLGLKAAINGVRLAMHSAGIQLPIQAQVTIEATGRMLPGTEIGAALAAIDPLGPDVFGLNCATGPTEMTEHIRYLSERARMPIAVIPNAGLPEVRDGEMCYNLSPAELAEYHTRFVSEFGVSVVGGCCGTTPEHLRAVVDAVADLQPVARTARHEPGAASTYSFTPFRQDTSFLIIGERTNANGSKRFRETLLAEDWDGCVQTGKDQVKEGAHLVDLCVDYVARDGVADMDELASRFSTQISVPLVLDSTEPEVMEAGLRWIGGRAVLNSANLEDGDGPGSRFDRVMSLAREYGAAVVCLLIDEEGQARDLEWKMRIAHRIHDLAIERHGLEPGDLIFDPLTFPLTTGGEDLRRDAMATLDAIRSIKEELPGTFTSLGISNVSFGLKPAARHVLNSVFLNEALEAGLDGAILHAARVIPLHRIPDDQRQAALDLIYDRRSDGYDPLERILELFAGATATAVEREDRGGRSVEQRLEHRIVEGDRDGLTNDLKEALLGRSAITIINDILLAGMRRVGDLFAAGDMQLPFVLQSAETMKAAVGYLEPHMEKADGAGRGSIVLATVKGDVHDIGKNLVDIILTNNGYRVHNLGIKVGITEMIEKALEVNADAIGMSGLLVKSTLVMRDNLIELSDRGLAHLPVILGGAALTRTYVERDLREHYPGPLFYGKDAFAGLAVMDDIAAETHLTDPDFGRVAGGRPLPRRRTKEAPLAAIPSRSPEVAGDNHVFDPPFTGSRVVKGIPLDEVASYLNETALFRNQWHFRPEPGEPDGDFKDRIRPVLRDQFDRAKRDGLLVPQVVYGYFPVNADGNDLVVWSDEERSREVKRFTFPRQASSPFLCIADFHRPIGTGADYAAFHIVTVGEQASERAAELFAGHHYEDYLYLHGLAVEMAEALAEYWHHRIRTEWGFADQDGPSLAGLFRQKYRGGRYSWGYPACPELEDNETVADLLGADRIGVSVGEETGWQYQPEQTTSAIICHHPQAKYFIAR
- the metZ gene encoding O-succinylhomoserine sulfhydrylase, with the translated sequence MDRWRPRTSQVRGGHERTAFGETAEGIFMTSGYVYETAEEAAAVFRGDADGYIYTRYGNPTVAIFEERLRLLDGAEACRATASGMAAVFAALACDLNTGDRVVASRALFGSTVAVLGPLLGRWGIDSVFIDGRDLDAWDEALAVPPKVVFLETPSNPMLELVDIAAVAERSHAVGARVIVDNVFATPVLQRPIELGADVVVYSTTKHLDGQGRTLGGAVLGPSDFIDGPLKEFQRHTGPSMSPFNAWVVAKSLETLDLRVREQSRNAETLAGYLSEMPGVARVLYPTADSHPQAELASRQMEAGGSMVSVEIAGGREAAFQFMNRLHLFDISNNLGDAKSLVTHPATTTHSKLTPEQRTAMGITDSLVRLSVGLEDVRDLQDDLGMALTGQIGHPSTSLGG
- a CDS encoding S41 family peptidase, whose product is MLVVVAACSSADSTTTPDQSTSTSNKQPTTTSGDTVSTSALGTTLLVTDCDDPTTDFESFCDAYSLIRGHYVDDIGDAALAAGALEGLTAWEIERGSGAPDEVTCSEPSDAFSSFCDALVAAIDEKDASLGEAVEAALTGMVNVGLDDPYSVYLDPTALENFRIDTSGSVEGIGALVRGEDPTDPEDDVCSLLSETCHMVIVQPLEGSPAEAAGLQAGDYVVSVDGKDVEGKLLDEIVAIVRGPSGTDVTLGIEREGVLLEFTVTRAAISVPNVESEVLESGVGYLRLVSFASNADEAIHEALDELLSGGVTEIIFDLRSNPGGSLDAAVNIASEFLDDGLVVKTEAPDDTLEYRVQNGGLATSDDVKLMVLVDRASASASEVVAGALQEAGRATIIGEVTFGKNTVQQQFNLGNGGAIKLTIARWLTPGGVDLGDGVRPDVVIEIDPDAEVDPWIDAALQLLGR